One segment of Nomascus leucogenys isolate Asia chromosome 20, Asia_NLE_v1, whole genome shotgun sequence DNA contains the following:
- the SMIM20 gene encoding LOW QUALITY PROTEIN: small integral membrane protein 20 (The sequence of the model RefSeq protein was modified relative to this genomic sequence to represent the inferred CDS: deleted 1 base in 1 codon) has protein sequence MVKEVWRVLGGVLREELGRRKESRQNRDRGNRAQQNSSNLNPTPAPGPHSTESRGRRRAGSEAPPRPGSESLSTSSERGHGPAVGSRVSESAGRSAGQGSPGPDAMSRNLRTALIFGGFISLIGAAFYPIYFRPLMRLEEYKKEQAINRAGIVQEDVQPPGLKVWSDPFGRK, from the exons ATGGTAAAGGAGGTCTGGAGGGTGCTGGGTGGA GTGCTGAGGGAGGAACTGGGCCGAAGAAAGGAAAGTAGACAGAACAGGGACCGCGGGAATCGAGCGCAGCAAAACAGCTCCAACCTCAATCCAACGCCAGCACCCGGCCCGCACAGCACGGAATCCCGGGGAAGGCGGAGAGCGGGGTCCGAGG CTCCCCCAAGGCCCGGAAGCGAAAGCCTCTCCACCTCTTCCGAGCGGGGTCACGGCCCGGCCGTCGGTAGCCGGGTTTCCGAGAGTGCGGGGCGGTCGGCGGGTCAGGGCAGCCCGGGGCCTGACGCCATGTCCCGGAACCTGCGCACCGCGCTCATTTTCGGCGGCTTCATCTCCCTGATCGGCGCCGCCTTCTATCCCATCTACTTCCGGCCCCTAATGAGATTGGAGGAGTACA AGAAGGAACAAGCTATAAATCGGGCTGGAATTGTTCAAGAGGATGTGCAGCCACCag GGTTAAAAGTGTGGTCTGATCCATTTGGCAGGAAATGA